From Passer domesticus isolate bPasDom1 chromosome 8, bPasDom1.hap1, whole genome shotgun sequence, a single genomic window includes:
- the LOC135306135 gene encoding serine/threonine-protein kinase pim-1-like, whose protein sequence is MAEASEPASVDFSICIVGLAEGIESSISKFADNTKLGKAQESLQERYRLGSLLGRGGFGSVFAATRLSDGAPVAIKRVPRNRIWHWSKLPDGTSAPLEIVLLDKVSSGFPGVIQLLEWLELPSDIVMVLERPEQSQDLLHFIQARGFLCEEVARQLFRQVLEAVRHCTSCGVLHRDIKPENILVDLATGQAKLIDFGCGTYLQETAYTHFAGTPSYSPPEWTRFGWYHGEPATIWSLGILLHEMVCGKMPFRRGWNFSWGQLSLPQQLSPECQNLIGWCLSMHPLARPSLEEVFCHPWMQDIDLP, encoded by the exons atggccgaggcatcagagccagccagcgtggatttcagtatctgcaTTGTTGGTCTGgctgaggggattgagtccagcatcagcaaatttgcagataacaccaagctgg ggaaggcgcaggagtccctgcaggagcggtaccggctgggGTCGCTGCTGGGGCGTGgaggattcggcagcgtcttcgcagcaacgcggctctcggacggcgccccg gtggccatcaaaagggtgccacggaacCGCATCTGGCACTGGAGcaagctg cccgacggcaccagcgctcccctggagattgtcctgctggacaaggtgtccagtggCTTCCCCGGTgtcatccagctgctggagtggcttgagctccccagcgacattgtgatggtgctggagcggccagagcagtctcaggacctcctgcatttcattcaagcacgggggttcctgtgcgaggaggtggcgcggcagctgttccgccaggtgctggaggccgtgcggcactgcaccagctgcggggtcctgcaccgcgacatcaaaccagagaacatcctggttgacctggccaccgggcaggccaaattgattgactttggctgtggcacctacctgcaagagacagcctacactcactttgcag gaacaccatcatacagccccccggaatggacccgctttggctggtaccatggcgagccagctaccatctggtccctgggcatcctgctacACGAGATGGTCTgcgggaagatgcctttcaggaggggctggaacttcagctggggccagctctcgctgccacaacagctctctccag agtgccaaaatctgattgggtggtgtttatccatgcaccccttggccagaccctcattagaagaggtgttctgtcatccttggatgcaggatattgatctgccctag